A window from Micromonospora profundi encodes these proteins:
- a CDS encoding outer membrane protein assembly factor BamB family protein, translating to MSIIELGEVRDEPTSIPPPRRPRAAGRPLRSTGVLLLTLLVLAGGAPVPRRAVTSVPTVPDASAYLTDDGVVVVDPTTPDGERYLTAYTLPSATGEQSVRRRWRVPLARSGDYLAVWAERGLLLAVGANTAEVLETTAFDVATGQRRWHHPGLVQWTVDGGLLLVDDADDAPGTVSRVAPDTGRVLWSVPVPPGSPDYHERDGRVDQVVVVQPTGELQVYDAGTGTLLRSVDTLPGDRSAFQRVQVVGDLVLLVPPGSTRLVAYSLPDIAPMWTSPVPLVAWLVACADLLCAGQQTGGLQAIDATTGGVRWAYPGPDMLADVRQDRMLMMGRDQRYAVRDATSGQERTDLGQWGLVSRLRRDDDLIGIRSTVDGRLVVAELDLAAGRARTLDILPGVAGGCQAALPVLLCRRLDGSTALWRLHR from the coding sequence TTGTCGATCATCGAGCTGGGCGAGGTCCGGGACGAGCCGACATCGATACCGCCGCCCCGCCGGCCGCGCGCCGCCGGCCGACCGCTGCGCAGCACCGGCGTACTGCTGCTGACCCTGCTCGTGCTCGCAGGCGGGGCACCGGTGCCCCGCCGGGCGGTGACGTCGGTGCCGACCGTGCCGGACGCTTCGGCGTACCTCACCGATGACGGCGTCGTCGTGGTCGACCCGACCACACCTGACGGCGAGCGGTACCTCACGGCGTACACACTGCCCTCGGCGACCGGCGAGCAGAGCGTGCGGCGCCGGTGGCGGGTGCCGCTGGCACGAAGCGGTGACTACCTGGCCGTGTGGGCGGAGCGCGGGTTGCTGCTGGCCGTCGGGGCCAACACCGCCGAGGTGCTGGAGACCACAGCCTTCGACGTCGCCACGGGGCAGCGGCGCTGGCACCATCCGGGGCTCGTCCAGTGGACTGTCGACGGCGGCCTGCTTCTCGTGGACGACGCGGACGACGCGCCGGGCACGGTGAGCCGGGTGGCGCCCGACACCGGCCGGGTGCTCTGGTCGGTGCCCGTCCCACCCGGCAGCCCCGACTACCACGAGCGCGACGGCCGGGTCGACCAGGTAGTGGTCGTCCAGCCGACCGGCGAACTACAGGTGTACGACGCCGGCACCGGCACCCTGCTGCGGAGCGTCGACACGCTGCCCGGTGACCGGTCGGCGTTCCAGCGGGTGCAGGTCGTAGGCGACCTGGTGTTGCTCGTCCCGCCCGGCAGCACCCGGCTTGTCGCCTACAGCCTTCCCGACATCGCACCGATGTGGACGTCCCCGGTGCCACTGGTGGCCTGGTTGGTGGCCTGCGCGGATCTGCTCTGCGCGGGCCAGCAGACCGGCGGCCTGCAGGCCATCGACGCCACCACCGGCGGCGTCCGATGGGCCTATCCCGGTCCGGACATGCTTGCCGACGTCCGGCAGGACCGGATGTTGATGATGGGGCGCGACCAGCGGTACGCGGTACGCGACGCGACGAGCGGGCAGGAGCGGACGGATCTGGGCCAGTGGGGGCTGGTGAGCCGCCTGCGCAGGGACGACGACCTGATCGGCATACGGTCGACTGTCGACGGTCGGCTCGTGGTCGCCGAACTGGACCTGGCCGCCGGCCGGGCGCGGACCCTGGACATCCTGCCGGGGGTGGCCGGCGGGTGCCAGGCGGCGCTGCCGGTGCTGCTCTGTCGGCGCCTCGACGGCTCGACGGCGCTGTGGCGGTTACACAGGTGA